Proteins from a genomic interval of Afifella aestuarii:
- a CDS encoding SDR family oxidoreductase encodes MSLSGKTLFITGASRGIGLAIALKAAADGANVAVAAKTARPHPKLEGTIFTAAEAIEKAGGKALPLEVDIREEAAVKEAVAKTAETFGGIDIVVNNASAIQLTKTPDTEMRRFDLMHQVNTRGSFLVTKTALPYLEKSENPHVLMLSPPLDITEKWFAPHVAYSLAKYGMSLCVLGFAGEFRPKGIAVNALWPRTTIATAAIKNVVGGDAMMRASRKPDILADAAWRIFQKPSRDFTGNFLIDDTFLAGEGVSDFDQYRVDPTVALQPDFFLPADSQPPASLKPVG; translated from the coding sequence ATGAGCCTTTCCGGCAAGACGCTGTTCATCACCGGGGCCTCGCGCGGCATCGGCCTCGCCATCGCCCTCAAGGCCGCGGCCGATGGTGCCAATGTGGCCGTCGCCGCCAAAACGGCACGCCCGCATCCGAAACTCGAAGGCACGATCTTCACGGCCGCCGAAGCCATCGAAAAGGCCGGCGGCAAGGCGCTGCCGCTCGAAGTCGACATTCGCGAGGAGGCGGCCGTCAAGGAGGCGGTGGCGAAGACGGCAGAGACCTTCGGCGGCATCGACATCGTCGTCAACAACGCCTCCGCCATCCAGCTGACGAAGACGCCCGACACCGAGATGCGCCGCTTCGACCTGATGCATCAGGTCAATACGCGCGGCAGCTTCCTCGTCACCAAGACGGCGCTGCCCTACCTTGAAAAGTCGGAGAACCCGCACGTTCTCATGCTGTCGCCGCCGCTCGACATCACCGAGAAATGGTTCGCACCGCATGTCGCCTATTCGCTGGCGAAATACGGCATGAGCCTTTGCGTTCTGGGCTTTGCCGGCGAATTCCGTCCGAAGGGGATCGCGGTCAACGCGCTGTGGCCGCGCACCACCATCGCTACGGCGGCCATCAAGAACGTCGTCGGAGGAGACGCGATGATGCGCGCCTCCCGCAAGCCGGACATCCTGGCGGACGCGGCCTGGCGCATCTTCCAGAAGCCGTCACGTGACTTCACCGGGAATTTCCTGATCGACGACACGTTTCTGGCCGGCGAAGGCGTCAGCGACTTCGATCAATACCGGGTCGATCCAACGGTCGCTCTGCAGCCGGATTTCTTCCTGCCGGCGGACAGCCAGCCGCCGGCCTCTCTGAAGCCGGTCGGCTGA